Proteins from a single region of Candidatus Zixiibacteriota bacterium:
- a CDS encoding LptF/LptG family permease, which produces MRILSRYILREHIGPILFALVITLFVLIVDFIPSIVELIIGKSLDVFTVLWVFTLNLAWMLVLAVPMAVLIATLMAFGRLSSDFEILAMKTSGINVLRMIYPVLMASLILAGGLVWFNNAILPEANHKARVLMGDIRVMRPTLSIKSNIFINDIPGYFILIGDVDHETARIRDVLIYDQRSRNVSRTITADRGYLEFLEGGQVLSFELEDGEIYEEDAGYQASYRRVAFKKQLFNIRDMNRELRVTESSHRSDREMSTTMMLEQTDALRENIENFKEEIDRVLLKHLDPHRVTRGDTMSADYSREEQLSLVYVLEAIKNLRNTRNLISNNLRKIDQLQKSINVYLLEVHKKFSIPTACVVFVLIGAPLGILARRGGFGTAIGISVGLFMVYWAFLIGGEELSDRGFVSPVLSMWMPNILIGAVGLMLFQWVITERSPLAFMGGLRNTRLWIRFMNTVEKALHFFKGEMIDKKHKPRTRSDWIKKIRLIRILDNYLLMKFVRAFVLSLVVFILIMHLVHLIEHLDTYIDRKAGFKSIVMFYVYFTPFIVILTTPVATLLGAIFTVGLMARGNEILAIKASGVSLWRVALPLLIAGMVISILSFVASDKLLPYTNQRKSEIRYGDIENLPDFRSEYYSNFHRRGEQGRIFNFRLYSPQQKMGKDAEIHTYQENRLVELIEAKELSWKDSIWVAYDGTKTIFSDIDKPQTQDSLVSFDTLFLPALTEHPTRFARRQIDPRDFGYDQSISDLKQEIENKRKNGIDPTPERVYLMFKYSLPLTSFIIILIAVPLASDPRRGSPAIGFAFAIGISFAYMVIFEVFRTLGTSGKIPPAFAAWSINVIFFLIGLYMMFRARK; this is translated from the coding sequence ATGCGCATTTTGAGCCGATATATCCTGCGCGAACACATCGGTCCGATCCTCTTCGCACTGGTGATCACACTGTTCGTACTGATCGTCGATTTTATCCCCTCCATTGTGGAACTGATCATCGGCAAGAGCCTGGATGTCTTCACAGTCCTGTGGGTATTTACGCTGAACCTGGCCTGGATGCTGGTGCTTGCGGTCCCGATGGCGGTTTTGATTGCAACTTTGATGGCTTTCGGCAGGCTGTCCTCGGACTTCGAAATCCTGGCCATGAAAACCTCCGGAATCAATGTCCTGCGCATGATCTACCCGGTTTTGATGGCTTCACTGATCCTGGCGGGCGGTTTGGTGTGGTTCAACAATGCAATCCTTCCGGAGGCGAACCACAAGGCACGAGTGCTGATGGGTGATATTCGTGTAATGCGACCGACTCTCTCGATCAAAAGCAATATCTTCATCAACGACATCCCGGGCTACTTCATCCTGATCGGTGATGTCGACCACGAGACAGCACGTATACGTGACGTCCTGATCTATGACCAGCGTTCTCGCAATGTCAGCCGGACAATCACAGCCGATCGCGGTTATCTGGAGTTTTTAGAGGGCGGGCAGGTGCTCTCGTTCGAACTCGAGGATGGCGAAATCTACGAGGAGGATGCCGGCTACCAGGCCAGCTATCGACGCGTGGCTTTCAAAAAGCAGCTTTTTAATATCCGCGACATGAACCGTGAACTGCGGGTCACGGAATCTTCACATCGAAGCGACCGGGAGATGTCGACTACTATGATGCTTGAACAAACCGATGCCCTTCGTGAAAATATTGAGAATTTCAAAGAAGAAATCGACCGGGTGCTTTTAAAACATCTCGATCCGCATCGTGTCACCCGTGGCGACACGATGTCTGCCGACTACAGCAGGGAAGAACAACTTTCCCTGGTATATGTTCTGGAAGCTATCAAGAACCTGCGCAACACCCGCAACCTGATCAGCAACAACCTGCGTAAAATCGATCAGCTTCAAAAATCGATTAACGTTTACCTCCTGGAAGTCCACAAGAAATTCTCTATACCGACCGCCTGTGTGGTGTTCGTACTGATCGGTGCGCCGTTGGGGATACTGGCAAGACGGGGCGGATTCGGTACTGCAATCGGAATTTCAGTCGGGCTGTTCATGGTCTACTGGGCTTTTTTGATCGGAGGAGAGGAACTCTCCGACCGGGGATTTGTCTCGCCGGTCTTGTCGATGTGGATGCCGAATATCCTGATCGGCGCAGTGGGGTTGATGCTTTTCCAGTGGGTAATCACCGAACGCTCACCGCTGGCGTTTATGGGCGGTTTACGTAACACCCGCCTGTGGATAAGGTTTATGAACACAGTGGAGAAGGCTCTGCACTTCTTCAAGGGTGAAATGATCGATAAAAAACACAAACCACGAACTCGCTCGGACTGGATCAAAAAGATACGCTTAATCCGCATCCTGGACAATTACCTGCTGATGAAATTCGTGCGGGCTTTTGTATTATCGCTGGTGGTTTTTATATTGATCATGCATCTGGTGCATCTGATTGAACATCTCGATACTTACATCGACCGCAAGGCCGGTTTTAAGAGTATTGTCATGTTCTACGTCTATTTCACACCCTTTATCGTTATTTTGACAACGCCGGTGGCGACACTTTTGGGAGCGATCTTCACGGTCGGTCTGATGGCGCGCGGAAATGAAATCCTGGCGATCAAGGCCTCGGGGGTCTCGCTCTGGCGGGTGGCATTACCACTTCTTATAGCAGGAATGGTTATTTCCATTCTGTCTTTTGTAGCATCCGATAAACTGCTTCCCTACACCAACCAGAGAAAATCTGAGATTCGCTACGGGGACATAGAAAACCTGCCCGACTTTCGCAGTGAGTATTACAGCAATTTCCATCGCCGTGGAGAGCAAGGCCGGATCTTCAACTTCCGCCTTTACAGCCCACAGCAAAAAATGGGAAAAGATGCAGAGATTCACACCTATCAGGAAAACCGCCTGGTAGAATTAATAGAGGCCAAAGAATTGTCATGGAAAGATTCGATCTGGGTCGCCTACGACGGTACAAAAACAATCTTTTCTGATATAGACAAGCCTCAAACTCAGGATTCTCTGGTCAGTTTTGACACCCTTTTCCTGCCGGCTTTGACTGAACATCCAACCCGTTTTGCCCGACGGCAGATCGATCCTCGAGATTTCGGCTACGACCAGTCGATATCAGATTTGAAACAGGAGATCGAAAACAAACGCAAAAACGGCATTGATCCCACACCCGAACGGGTTTACCTTATGTTTAAGTATTCATTGCCCCTGACCAGCTTTATCATCATCCTGATTGCTGTTCCTCTGGCATCAGATCCACGGCGGGGTTCACCCGCGATCGGATTCGCTTTCGCGATCGGAATATCATTTGCCTATATGGTCATCTTCGAGGTGTTCCGCACACTCGGGACATCGGGTAAAATTCCTCCCGCATTTGCGGCATGGTCGATCAACGTCATCTTCTTTTTGATCGGCCTTTACATGATGTTCAGGGCACGCAAATAA
- a CDS encoding adenosylhomocysteinase has translation MKYDIKSLKLADSGKKKIEWAGRFMPVLALVEKRFKKEKPLKGLKIAACLHVTSETANLARTLKAGGAEVYLCASNPLSTQDDVAASLVKHDKISVFAITGANKTKYYQHIKATLRPGLNVTMDDGCDLVYTLHENMRKYLKDIIGGTEETTTGVIRLRSMQKEGELAYPVIAVNDSKTKHFFDNRYGTGQSTLDGILRATNYLIAGSTVVVAGYGWCGRGLATRAKGLGANVIVTEVDPLKAIEAAMDGFQVMPMSKAASVGDIFITVTGNIAVIRPEHFKKMKDGAVVANSGHFNVELDLDGLKKIAKKVRPVRPFVNEYQITANRRINVLAEGRLVNLSCAEGHPAMVMDMSFANQSLSVEYLRKNASKMENQVYTVPEKIDARIAELKLKSMQVSIDRLTAQQKEYLASWKMGT, from the coding sequence ATGAAATATGATATCAAGTCGCTCAAGCTGGCCGACAGTGGAAAAAAGAAAATCGAATGGGCCGGAAGGTTCATGCCGGTGCTGGCTTTGGTGGAGAAGCGTTTCAAAAAGGAAAAACCACTAAAAGGGCTGAAGATCGCCGCCTGTCTGCATGTCACCTCCGAGACAGCGAACCTGGCGCGTACGCTCAAAGCGGGTGGAGCCGAAGTTTATCTCTGCGCATCCAACCCTCTCTCTACCCAGGATGATGTGGCCGCCTCGCTGGTTAAACATGACAAGATTTCGGTCTTTGCCATTACCGGGGCCAACAAGACCAAGTATTATCAGCATATCAAGGCGACTCTCAGGCCGGGTCTGAATGTTACCATGGATGACGGCTGTGATCTGGTATATACCCTTCATGAGAATATGCGTAAATACCTCAAGGATATTATCGGCGGTACCGAGGAAACGACGACGGGCGTGATCCGCCTGCGCAGTATGCAGAAGGAAGGTGAACTCGCCTATCCGGTAATCGCAGTCAACGACTCCAAGACCAAGCACTTCTTCGACAATCGCTACGGTACCGGGCAATCCACGCTTGATGGCATCCTGCGGGCGACCAATTACCTGATTGCCGGCTCAACCGTGGTGGTGGCCGGGTATGGATGGTGCGGTCGCGGACTGGCAACTCGTGCCAAGGGCCTGGGTGCCAATGTCATTGTGACCGAAGTTGACCCGCTCAAAGCTATCGAGGCGGCCATGGACGGTTTTCAGGTAATGCCGATGTCGAAGGCGGCTTCTGTCGGTGATATCTTCATCACGGTCACAGGCAATATCGCGGTTATCAGGCCGGAACATTTTAAGAAAATGAAAGACGGGGCAGTGGTAGCCAACTCCGGGCACTTCAATGTAGAACTGGACCTTGACGGTTTAAAAAAGATAGCTAAAAAAGTGCGCCCGGTCAGGCCTTTCGTCAATGAGTACCAGATTACAGCCAATCGCCGTATCAATGTACTGGCCGAGGGACGGCTGGTCAACCTCTCCTGTGCCGAGGGTCATCCTGCTATGGTTATGGACATGTCTTTTGCCAACCAGTCACTGTCTGTCGAGTATCTCAGGAAAAACGCCAGCAAAATGGAAAACCAGGTTTATACAGTTCCGGAGAAGATCGACGCCCGGATCGCCGAGTTGAAATTGAAATCTATGCAGGTCTCGATCGACAGGCTGACAGCCCAGCAGAAGGAATACCTGGCCTCCTGGAAGATGGGTACCTGA
- a CDS encoding methionine adenosyltransferase — translation MGSKKFLFSSESVTEGHPDKICDQISDAVLDDVLRQDTSGRVACETFVTVGLVMVGGEITTRGYVDLPVVVREVIREIGYDNPALGFHYQTCALLNVIGKQSPDIAQGVDTGGAGDQGLMTGYASRETPELMPMPIMLSHKLCQKLAEARKNEELPFLGPDGKSQVTVEYVDGRPKRIDSVVIATQHTEEILDYLKSEITPESRQIIREKIVDSVIPEDLMDEQTRFYINQTGKFVIGGPVSDTGMTGRKVIVDTYGGMATHGGGAFSGKDPTKVDRSAAYMARYVAKNIVAAEIAEKCQIQLAYVIGRADPVSINVFTDPPSEVPPEKIEELVRKHFQLTPQGMIEQLDLLRPIYRKTAAYGHFGRELEEFTWERTDIAKDLARDV, via the coding sequence ATGGGAAGCAAAAAGTTTCTGTTCTCATCTGAATCCGTAACCGAAGGTCATCCGGATAAAATCTGCGATCAGATATCTGACGCTGTTCTGGATGATGTTCTCAGGCAGGACACGAGCGGCCGCGTTGCCTGCGAGACTTTTGTTACGGTGGGGTTGGTGATGGTCGGCGGAGAGATCACTACCCGGGGATATGTTGACCTTCCGGTTGTAGTACGCGAGGTGATTCGTGAGATCGGCTACGACAACCCCGCGCTTGGATTTCATTACCAGACCTGCGCGCTGTTGAACGTTATCGGCAAGCAGTCACCGGATATCGCCCAGGGAGTCGATACCGGAGGCGCCGGTGACCAGGGGCTTATGACCGGCTATGCCAGCCGTGAGACTCCGGAGTTGATGCCGATGCCGATTATGCTGTCACACAAGCTCTGCCAGAAACTGGCCGAGGCTCGTAAAAACGAGGAACTTCCGTTTTTGGGCCCCGATGGCAAGTCGCAGGTGACAGTCGAGTATGTCGATGGCAGGCCGAAGAGAATCGACAGTGTTGTGATTGCCACCCAGCACACCGAGGAAATTCTCGACTATCTAAAATCCGAAATCACACCTGAATCACGACAGATAATTCGCGAAAAGATAGTTGACAGTGTTATTCCTGAAGATCTTATGGATGAGCAGACTCGCTTCTATATCAACCAGACCGGCAAGTTCGTGATCGGTGGCCCGGTTTCTGATACCGGCATGACCGGTCGCAAGGTGATCGTGGATACCTACGGCGGGATGGCCACCCATGGGGGCGGGGCATTTTCCGGCAAGGATCCGACTAAAGTCGATCGCTCGGCGGCCTATATGGCGCGCTATGTCGCTAAAAATATCGTGGCGGCTGAAATTGCCGAGAAATGCCAGATTCAACTCGCCTATGTTATCGGGCGGGCTGATCCTGTTTCGATCAATGTCTTTACCGATCCGCCCTCTGAAGTTCCTCCCGAGAAAATCGAGGAACTGGTCAGAAAGCATTTCCAGTTGACTCCGCAGGGCATGATCGAACAGCTCGATCTACTGCGTCCGATCTATCGTAAAACGGCCGCCTATGGCCATTTCGGTCGTGAGCTGGAGGAGTTTACCTGGGAGAGAACCGATATCGCCAAAGACCTGGCACGTGATGTATAG